In Bacteroidales bacterium, the following are encoded in one genomic region:
- the sprA gene encoding cell surface protein SprA, translating to MVRILKYLVQFFTLAFLFLIVWGSNAAFISGNYEKLITPPDTIPDDTTLQYPFNQGYNYPFDGNQDDHSLYLHNPSNISDSVIYDPETNTYIFKNSVGNYDINPPNSMSFEDYSKYDIDKSLKEYWQERNATSGLGGSKSGIPKIHVGGSAFEGIFGSNTIDIRPQGSAELIFGLNAMRRDDPSLDVKQKKTANFDFQEKIQMNVTAKIGDKIELGTSYNTEATFEFENKMKLAYEGKEDEIVKLIEAGDVTLPLNSTLISGSQSLFGLKTKLQFGKTTLTNVFSQQESQTSTIEVSGGAQTNDFDVKADQYEENKHFFIAQYFRDKYNDALKELPIVNSNINITKIEVWVTNIGAATTDNRNIVAFMDLGEHNPYNSSVISPYTDFPPSNKSNNLMTDLIDTSKIRNINLVNSYLGSSPFYFISGQDYEKVELARKLLPTEYSFNSKLGFISLNSSLNADQTLAVAYQYTIVGSDSVYRVGEFSTDLADPNALVVKLLKSTSLNTKIPLWKLMMKNVYSIGAYQVNSEDFRLNVVYTAAENGIPAGFFTSGNVSGIAIIKLLNLDNLNTQLDPTPDGVFDFIDKAATEGGTIQASNGRVYFPVLEPFGKDLRALFTDQAIADKYCFDSLYTLTKTGAQQYPDKNKFNIQGTYKSSSSSEISLNAMNVPQGSVKVSAGGIQLTENVDYTVDYTLGRVKIINEGILNSGTPLQISLENNSAFSIQTKTLMGTHIDHVVNKNLTLGGTILNLTERPITQKINYGDEPISNTIWGLNGTYEKESNLITRMVDLLPFYSSKTPSKVSLTGEFAHLIPGHARAIGKTGTSYIDDFEGSKSSIDMKNISSWFLASTPQDFNTNGALFPESKLNTGLAYGYNRAKFCWYVIDPLFVKNSNLTPDHITKDDQSNHYVRMILETEVFPKKESSTDQPTSLAVLNLAYYPGERGPYNYDVNPTVYSDGCNSDGKLNNPETRWGGIMRKIETTDFESTNMEYIEFWMMDPFIDPDGAGPLQPVQDGGDLYFNLGDVSEDVLRDSRKSYENGLPISATVTNVDTTIWGRVPTVQSLVNSFDNNEESRPYQDVGLDGLMDSDEKTFFDTTYIQKINNAFGSNSPAYLQAIEDPSSDDYHYFRGTDYDNSKTSILDRYKKFNGIDGNSPTSSQVPNGSVSENYPVQATTIPNIEDINRDNTLSEAERYFQYRVQLVPNKMTVGDNYITDVYTVTKTLENGTSAEVKWYQFKIPIHSPDKVVGNIQDYKSIRFMRMFMKGWTENAVLRFATLELSRGEWRKYNYSLLSPGEYIPDDNVNETTFDISVVNIEENTKKEPIPYVIPPGIEREINLGTTNLQQLNEQSLSLRVCNLLDGDARACYKTCEFDMRQFKKIKMFVHAEASGVEDALKYGDLTVFMRLGTDFTSNYYEYEIPLTPTAWNVSADDDTLIWPTANMFDVVLSDFQEAKLQRNVDMRTDGSGVTLLSPYAYYDDKGNKITVLGTPSLSDVRVIMIGIRNPKKSMNTPSDDGLPKCAEVWVNELRLTDFDENGGWAATSTANITLADLGSVTLAGKITTPGFGGIEDKVNERLKETTASYDVATQIELGKFLPEKTGLTIPLHYDYSEIVSSPQYNPLDPDILLKDDLNSYENKSDRDSIKKLVQDYTMRKSLNFVNVKKEKTGTSTKAHIYDVENIDLTYKFTEQYHRNVDIDYDRKKTYFGEVGYTYSNTPKNYTPLSKVKFLSKNTFKLVKDFNYNLMPKALTFRTNIDRGYSENLLRNKSEAILLIEPTYVKTFNWNRDYGLKWDITQNLKVDFTANTIARIDEPPGEIDNANADLDWKKDSIIRNIKNLGRMTNYDQALAVNYSLPINKIPLLNWVTATAKYTGGYSWDAAPLSATKLGNTIENTNNKQLNGNFNFTTLYNKIPYLKKLNQQKASTKAPPSKVKKDADSTKTDTIKTNIVKSLSDNLLKFLMGVKTVSFAYSQGNGTYIPGFLPSPVVLGQDWNRKDGIPAPGLGFVFGDQTDIRNIADGWFSTDSMLNNAYILKYTENFTARATIEPVSKLNIELSATRTFSKNHSEYYKFDNDSGYFRSFNPIESGNYSVSFLSWNTAFVIDDKKTHSNETFEKFKDYRLQIALRLAEENNNWDHTYTKDTVSGELYPTGYGPTSQDVLIPAFLAAYTNRSAKTISLKPFEEKFSLKDLPMPNWKITYNGLTKIPFLSDLLKSASVDHSYKSTYTVGAYTTNVLYKESDDGCAVVQDELSNNFIPQREIGQITITEQFSPLIGIDMTWNNNMLTNFEIKKSRNMSLSFANNQLTDINSSEYIVGFGYRIKDVVINLKGRNGHSKKLKSDLNIKSDISIKNNKTILRKLLEDLNQVSTGQRIITINTSADYMINSKFTVKIFFDKIITKPFIQTQFYNANTNAGFSLKFTLAQ from the coding sequence TTGGTAAGAATATTAAAATATCTGGTTCAATTTTTCACCCTGGCATTTTTATTTTTAATTGTCTGGGGATCGAACGCTGCTTTTATTAGTGGCAATTACGAGAAACTTATTACACCCCCCGATACAATTCCTGATGACACCACTCTTCAATATCCATTTAACCAGGGATACAATTATCCATTTGATGGAAACCAGGATGACCATTCGTTATATTTACATAATCCTTCAAATATTTCCGACAGCGTAATTTATGATCCCGAAACAAATACATATATTTTTAAAAATTCTGTTGGTAATTATGATATCAATCCACCAAACAGTATGTCGTTTGAAGATTATTCAAAATATGATATTGATAAATCATTAAAAGAATACTGGCAAGAAAGAAATGCAACTAGCGGACTTGGTGGGTCAAAATCCGGAATTCCAAAAATACATGTAGGAGGTTCTGCATTTGAAGGTATCTTCGGAAGTAACACTATTGATATTCGTCCGCAAGGTTCGGCAGAATTGATTTTTGGATTAAATGCGATGCGTCGTGATGATCCTTCACTGGACGTGAAACAAAAGAAAACAGCCAATTTCGATTTTCAGGAAAAAATTCAGATGAATGTAACTGCAAAAATCGGTGACAAGATTGAGCTTGGTACAAGCTATAACACCGAAGCAACATTTGAATTTGAAAATAAAATGAAATTAGCCTATGAAGGGAAAGAAGATGAAATTGTAAAACTTATTGAAGCCGGTGATGTTACGCTTCCTTTGAACAGCACCCTGATTTCAGGAAGCCAAAGTCTTTTCGGATTAAAAACCAAACTTCAATTTGGTAAAACTACATTAACTAACGTTTTTTCGCAGCAAGAAAGCCAGACTTCAACAATTGAGGTTTCAGGTGGAGCTCAAACCAACGACTTTGATGTAAAAGCTGACCAATACGAAGAAAATAAACATTTCTTTATTGCTCAATATTTTCGTGATAAATATAATGATGCTTTAAAAGAATTACCTATTGTTAATTCCAATATTAATATTACTAAAATAGAAGTATGGGTTACAAATATTGGAGCTGCAACAACAGATAACAGGAATATAGTGGCATTTATGGACCTTGGAGAACATAATCCATATAATTCTTCTGTTATTAGTCCTTATACAGATTTTCCTCCTTCTAATAAATCTAATAACCTGATGACAGATTTGATAGATACTTCTAAAATCAGGAATATTAATTTGGTTAATTCATATCTTGGAAGCAGCCCGTTTTATTTTATTTCAGGTCAGGATTATGAAAAGGTAGAGCTTGCACGAAAACTTTTACCAACAGAATATAGTTTCAATAGCAAGCTAGGTTTTATTTCACTTAATTCATCATTGAATGCAGACCAAACACTGGCTGTAGCATATCAATATACAATAGTTGGAAGTGATTCAGTATACCGGGTTGGTGAATTTTCAACAGATTTGGCAGACCCAAATGCTTTAGTTGTAAAGTTATTGAAAAGCACTTCGCTGAATACTAAAATTCCTTTATGGAAATTAATGATGAAAAATGTTTATTCTATTGGAGCCTACCAGGTAAACAGTGAAGATTTTAGATTAAATGTTGTTTATACCGCTGCGGAGAACGGTATCCCTGCTGGTTTCTTTACTAGTGGCAATGTAAGTGGTATTGCAATAATTAAATTGCTTAATCTCGATAATTTAAATACACAACTTGATCCAACTCCCGATGGAGTGTTTGATTTTATTGATAAAGCAGCTACAGAAGGTGGAACAATTCAAGCTTCCAACGGACGAGTATATTTTCCTGTACTTGAACCCTTCGGAAAAGATTTAAGAGCGCTTTTTACCGACCAGGCTATTGCCGATAAATATTGTTTTGATTCCTTGTATACTTTAACAAAGACAGGCGCACAGCAATATCCGGATAAAAATAAATTCAACATCCAGGGAACTTACAAATCATCATCAAGTTCAGAAATATCATTGAATGCAATGAATGTTCCTCAGGGTTCGGTAAAGGTTAGCGCCGGTGGAATTCAACTTACCGAAAATGTTGATTATACCGTTGATTATACTTTAGGTCGTGTAAAAATTATTAATGAAGGAATTTTAAATTCAGGTACACCTTTACAAATTTCTCTTGAAAATAATTCGGCATTCAGTATTCAAACTAAAACTTTAATGGGTACACATATTGACCATGTTGTGAATAAAAATCTTACACTTGGCGGTACGATACTTAATCTAACTGAAAGACCAATTACCCAAAAAATAAATTATGGAGATGAACCTATTTCAAATACAATTTGGGGGCTGAATGGAACTTATGAAAAAGAATCAAATCTTATTACCAGGATGGTTGATCTTTTACCATTCTACAGTAGTAAAACGCCTTCTAAAGTTTCGCTCACAGGTGAATTTGCACACTTGATTCCCGGTCATGCCCGTGCTATAGGTAAAACAGGAACTTCTTATATTGATGATTTTGAAGGAAGCAAATCGTCAATTGATATGAAGAATATAAGCTCGTGGTTTCTTGCCAGTACACCCCAGGATTTTAATACAAATGGTGCATTATTTCCCGAAAGCAAATTAAATACGGGTTTAGCATATGGATATAACAGGGCAAAATTCTGCTGGTATGTTATTGACCCCTTGTTCGTAAAAAACAGTAATCTTACGCCAGATCATATTACAAAAGATGACCAGTCAAATCATTATGTTCGAATGATTTTAGAAACGGAGGTTTTCCCTAAAAAAGAAAGTTCTACCGATCAGCCAACTTCTCTGGCTGTTTTAAATCTGGCATATTATCCGGGTGAAAGAGGTCCATATAATTATGATGTGAATCCAACGGTATATTCCGATGGATGTAATTCCGATGGAAAACTTAATAATCCTGAAACGAGATGGGGAGGTATCATGCGTAAAATTGAAACTACTGATTTTGAAAGCACAAACATGGAATATATTGAATTCTGGATGATGGACCCATTTATTGATCCTGATGGTGCAGGTCCTTTACAGCCAGTTCAAGATGGTGGAGATTTGTATTTTAACTTAGGAGATGTTTCCGAAGATGTTTTACGCGATTCCCGCAAAAGTTATGAAAATGGATTACCTATTTCTGCCACTGTAACAAATGTTGATACAACTATATGGGGTCGCGTTCCTACAGTACAATCTCTTGTTAATTCATTTGATAATAACGAAGAGTCCCGCCCATATCAGGATGTTGGTCTTGATGGTTTAATGGACAGTGATGAGAAAACATTTTTCGATACAACATATATTCAGAAAATAAATAACGCTTTCGGAAGCAATTCCCCTGCATATCTGCAGGCAATAGAAGACCCGTCTTCTGACGATTATCATTATTTCAGGGGAACCGATTATGATAATTCAAAAACCAGTATTCTTGATAGGTATAAAAAATTTAATGGTATAGATGGTAATTCGCCAACAAGCTCACAGGTGCCAAATGGTTCCGTTTCTGAAAATTATCCTGTTCAGGCCACTACTATTCCAAACATTGAAGATATTAACCGTGACAATACTTTAAGTGAAGCAGAACGTTATTTCCAATACAGGGTGCAACTTGTTCCGAATAAAATGACGGTAGGCGATAATTATATTACAGATGTTTATACTGTTACAAAAACATTAGAGAATGGAACTTCTGCCGAAGTAAAATGGTATCAGTTTAAAATTCCTATTCACAGTCCTGATAAAGTGGTAGGTAATATACAGGATTATAAATCTATTCGCTTCATGCGTATGTTTATGAAAGGTTGGACAGAGAATGCTGTTTTACGTTTTGCCACATTAGAACTCTCTCGTGGCGAATGGCGCAAATATAATTATTCACTTTTATCGCCTGGCGAATATATTCCTGATGATAATGTGAACGAAACCACTTTTGATATTTCAGTAGTTAACATTGAAGAAAATACAAAAAAAGAACCTATCCCTTATGTCATTCCTCCTGGTATTGAAAGAGAGATAAACCTTGGTACTACCAATTTACAGCAATTGAATGAACAATCACTTTCTTTAAGAGTATGCAATCTGTTGGATGGTGATGCAAGAGCTTGTTATAAAACATGCGAGTTTGATATGCGCCAGTTTAAAAAAATTAAAATGTTTGTTCATGCTGAAGCGAGTGGTGTAGAAGATGCATTAAAATATGGCGATCTTACTGTGTTTATGAGGTTGGGTACTGATTTCACCAGCAATTATTATGAATATGAAATTCCTTTAACCCCAACGGCATGGAATGTTTCAGCTGACGATGATACATTGATATGGCCTACTGCCAATATGTTTGATGTGGTATTAAGTGATTTCCAGGAAGCCAAACTTCAGCGTAATGTTGATATGAGAACGGATGGATCGGGAGTTACTCTTTTATCACCTTATGCTTATTATGATGATAAAGGAAATAAAATTACCGTTTTAGGTACCCCTTCATTAAGTGATGTTCGTGTGATTATGATTGGTATCAGAAATCCAAAAAAATCAATGAACACACCCAGCGATGATGGTTTGCCAAAATGTGCAGAAGTTTGGGTGAATGAATTAAGGCTTACTGATTTTGATGAAAATGGCGGATGGGCTGCTACTTCTACTGCTAATATTACTCTTGCTGATTTAGGTAGTGTTACTCTTGCCGGAAAAATTACAACTCCAGGTTTCGGAGGTATTGAAGATAAAGTGAATGAAAGACTGAAAGAAACCACAGCATCTTATGATGTAGCAACCCAAATTGAATTAGGGAAATTCTTACCTGAAAAAACAGGATTAACCATACCTCTTCATTATGATTACTCGGAAATTGTAAGCAGTCCGCAGTATAATCCATTGGATCCCGATATCTTATTAAAAGATGATTTAAATTCATACGAAAATAAAAGTGATCGCGACTCAATAAAAAAATTAGTTCAGGATTATACGATGCGCAAGAGTTTGAACTTTGTTAATGTGAAAAAAGAAAAAACCGGTACTTCAACAAAAGCACATATATATGATGTGGAAAATATCGACCTTACTTATAAATTCACTGAACAATATCACAGAAATGTTGATATAGACTATGACCGGAAAAAAACATATTTTGGTGAAGTAGGATATACTTATTCCAATACTCCAAAAAATTATACTCCTTTATCGAAGGTGAAATTTTTATCTAAGAATACTTTCAAACTGGTAAAAGATTTCAATTATAATTTAATGCCAAAAGCTTTAACATTCCGTACAAATATTGACAGAGGTTATAGTGAAAACTTATTACGGAATAAAAGCGAAGCCATATTATTAATTGAACCTACTTATGTAAAAACTTTTAACTGGAATCGTGATTATGGTTTAAAATGGGATATTACCCAAAACCTGAAAGTAGATTTTACAGCCAATACAATTGCACGTATTGACGAACCTCCCGGTGAGATTGATAATGCTAATGCCGATTTGGATTGGAAGAAGGATTCGATAATACGTAATATAAAGAACCTGGGGCGTATGACTAATTATGATCAGGCTTTAGCTGTGAATTATTCATTACCTATCAATAAAATTCCTTTATTAAATTGGGTTACGGCAACAGCAAAATATACCGGTGGGTATTCATGGGATGCAGCTCCTTTATCTGCTACTAAGCTTGGTAATACTATTGAAAACACAAACAATAAACAGCTTAACGGGAATTTTAATTTTACCACTTTATATAATAAGATTCCTTATCTGAAAAAATTAAACCAGCAGAAGGCAAGTACCAAAGCGCCTCCTTCTAAAGTAAAGAAAGATGCTGATTCAACAAAGACCGATACGATAAAAACGAATATTGTAAAATCATTATCTGATAACTTGTTGAAATTCCTGATGGGAGTTAAAACGGTTTCATTTGCATACTCTCAGGGGAATGGAACTTATATACCCGGATTTTTACCAAGTCCTGTTGTTTTAGGTCAGGACTGGAACCGTAAAGATGGAATTCCTGCACCGGGACTGGGTTTTGTTTTCGGCGACCAAACCGATATAAGGAATATTGCTGATGGTTGGTTTTCAACAGACTCGATGCTAAATAATGCATATATCTTAAAATATACCGAAAACTTTACAGCACGTGCTACTATTGAACCTGTAAGTAAATTGAACATCGAGCTTTCAGCTACCAGAACATTCTCAAAAAATCATTCCGAATATTATAAATTTGATAACGATTCCGGGTATTTCAGGTCATTTAATCCTATAGAATCCGGTAATTACAGTGTTTCATTTCTAAGCTGGAACACAGCCTTTGTTATCGATGATAAAAAAACACATTCAAATGAAACATTTGAAAAATTCAAAGACTATCGCTTACAAATAGCTTTACGACTTGCAGAAGAAAATAATAACTGGGATCATACTTACACAAAAGATACTGTTTCGGGTGAACTTTATCCAACCGGCTATGGTCCAACATCGCAGGATGTATTAATACCTGCATTCCTTGCTGCATATACTAACAGAAGTGCAAAAACCATTTCTTTGAAACCTTTTGAAGAAAAATTTTCATTAAAGGATTTGCCCATGCCTAACTGGAAAATAACTTATAACGGTTTGACAAAAATTCCTTTTTTAAGCGATTTATTAAAATCAGCATCAGTAGACCATTCATATAAATCTACTTATACAGTAGGTGCATACACTACCAATGTTCTTTATAAAGAAAGCGATGATGGATGTGCTGTGGTACAAGATGAATTAAGTAATAATTTTATTCCGCAAAGAGAAATAGGACAAATAACCATTACCGAGCAGTTCAGCCCGCTTATTGGTATTGATATGACCTGGAATAATAACATGTTGACCAATTTTGAAATAAAAAAGAGCAGAAACATGTCATTGAGTTTTGCAAATAACCAGCTAACGGATATTAACAGTAGCGAATATATTGTTGGATTTGGCTACAGGATAAAAGATGTGGTTATTAACCTTAAAGGACGTAACGGACATAGTAAAAAATTAAAGAGTGATTTGAATATTAAATCCGATATATCGATTAAAAACAATAAAACCATTTTAAGAAAACTTCTTGAAGATTTAAACCAGGTTTCTACCGGTCAGCGCATCATAACCATTAATACCTCTGCTGATTATATGATTAACAGTAAGTTTACAGTAAAAATATTCTTTGATAAAATCATCACGAAACCGTTTATACAGACACAATTTTATAATGCTAACACAAATGCAGGATTCAGCCTGAAATTTACTCTTGCACAATAA
- the gcvH gene encoding glycine cleavage system protein GcvH, whose amino-acid sequence MKIPENLKYTKDHEWLRVEGGEGYVGITDFAQGELGDVVYVEVETVGETIEKEEAFGTIEAVKTVSDIFMPVSGEVLEFNPALETSPELINKDPYGEGWIIKVKLSKPEEINELLTAERYQELTIH is encoded by the coding sequence ATGAAAATACCTGAAAATTTAAAGTACACAAAAGATCATGAATGGTTAAGAGTAGAAGGTGGTGAAGGATATGTTGGAATTACTGACTTTGCTCAGGGGGAGCTTGGCGATGTAGTTTATGTTGAAGTGGAAACTGTTGGCGAAACTATTGAAAAAGAAGAAGCTTTTGGAACTATTGAAGCAGTTAAAACTGTTTCTGATATTTTTATGCCTGTATCAGGCGAAGTTCTTGAATTCAACCCTGCTCTTGAAACATCACCCGAACTCATTAATAAAGATCCTTATGGTGAAGGATGGATAATAAAAGTTAAACTCAGCAAACCGGAAGAAATTAACGAACTTCTTACTGCTGAAAGATATCAGGAACTTACAATTCATTGA
- a CDS encoding 6-carboxytetrahydropterin synthase, with protein MSVIRITKEFKFEMAHALWGYDGPCKNIHGHSYYLYVTISGKPLNDPSSPKNGMVIDYSVIKKIVKENITNSLDHALLLNANTPHKELEKFKNMFDNIVLVPFQPTCENLLSDFASRIQKLLPKEIKLFSLRLSETVTSFAEWYADDNK; from the coding sequence ATGTCTGTAATACGAATCACCAAAGAATTCAAATTTGAAATGGCTCATGCTTTATGGGGTTATGATGGTCCATGTAAAAACATTCATGGTCATTCGTATTATTTATATGTAACCATTTCTGGCAAACCTTTGAACGACCCGTCATCACCGAAGAATGGAATGGTGATAGATTATTCTGTTATTAAAAAAATTGTAAAAGAAAATATTACCAACTCGCTTGATCACGCATTATTATTAAATGCCAATACTCCTCACAAAGAGCTTGAAAAATTCAAAAATATGTTTGATAATATTGTATTAGTTCCTTTTCAGCCAACATGCGAAAATCTTCTTTCTGATTTTGCTTCAAGAATACAGAAACTTTTACCTAAAGAGATAAAATTATTTAGTCTCCGGCTTAGCGAAACAGTAACTTCTTTTGCGGAATGGTATGCTGATGATAATAAATAA
- the ruvA gene encoding Holliday junction branch migration protein RuvA — protein sequence MFSYIEGLLVEKSPALAVIDCGGVGFKLNISLNTYSQLKEINLKCKLFTHLAIKSEATNPVGLVLYGFFTEDERSLFQELISVNGVGYNTARLILSSLTTNETVSAISNGDILTFRKVKGIGEKTAQRIIIELRDKISKISGSKEILTSVGNTLSNEALTALIMLGFNRNAALKAIDKVIKNEGVNITLEDIIKQSLKLL from the coding sequence ATGTTTTCATACATTGAAGGTTTACTTGTTGAAAAAAGTCCTGCACTTGCAGTAATCGACTGTGGTGGCGTTGGGTTTAAACTGAATATCTCTTTGAATACCTATTCACAATTAAAGGAAATCAACCTGAAATGTAAATTATTTACACATCTTGCTATTAAATCAGAAGCTACCAACCCTGTAGGACTTGTATTATACGGCTTTTTCACTGAAGATGAGCGTTCGCTTTTTCAGGAACTGATATCAGTGAATGGAGTAGGATATAATACTGCAAGATTAATATTATCATCATTAACAACAAATGAAACTGTTTCAGCAATTTCTAATGGCGATATTTTAACGTTTAGAAAAGTAAAGGGAATAGGTGAAAAGACGGCTCAAAGAATAATTATCGAATTGCGTGATAAAATTTCTAAAATTTCAGGTTCCAAAGAAATTTTAACATCAGTAGGCAATACTTTAAGTAATGAAGCGTTAACTGCATTAATTATGCTTGGTTTTAACCGCAATGCTGCATTAAAAGCAATTGATAAAGTTATTAAGAACGAAGGAGTTAACATTACACTGGAAGATATTATTAAGCAGTCGTTAAAACTTTTATGA
- a CDS encoding VanZ family protein, with protein sequence MFFRYNLWGILWGLFILVLIGLPGENIPDVSLWRLLQPDKIFHSVIFGIFVLLLIVGFKKQHTYINLHYHAKWHAVVFGIIYGVITELLQLIIFTHRTADIIDIIADSIGCLLGLLTFNFIYWKEKVNN encoded by the coding sequence ATGTTTTTCAGATACAATTTATGGGGAATTCTTTGGGGCCTTTTTATATTGGTTTTAATAGGATTACCTGGAGAGAACATACCCGATGTATCATTATGGAGGTTACTGCAACCCGATAAAATATTTCACTCTGTTATATTTGGAATATTTGTTCTTCTTTTAATTGTCGGGTTCAAAAAACAGCATACTTACATTAACCTGCATTATCATGCAAAATGGCATGCTGTTGTATTTGGAATTATTTATGGGGTGATAACCGAACTGCTGCAATTAATTATTTTTACTCATAGAACAGCTGATATCATTGATATTATAGCTGATTCCATAGGCTGTTTACTGGGTTTACTTACCTTCAATTTTATTTACTGGAAAGAAAAAGTAAATAATTAA
- a CDS encoding manganese efflux pump MntP family protein, which translates to MTEDILTVILIAIGLSMDALAVSLCFGAISNNKRKTIALKAGIFFGGFQALMPLVGWVLGFYLKNYIEDVDHWIAFGLLVFIGLRMISEAIKNKDEVKLYDYSSLWVMLTLSVATSIDALAVGLSIALLNIPIIFSVAIIGTITFIISYLGVIMGGRFNRLLGNKVEIAGGIVLSLIGLKILIEHLFFQ; encoded by the coding sequence ATGACTGAAGATATTTTAACTGTAATACTTATCGCCATTGGACTTTCAATGGATGCACTTGCCGTTTCGCTTTGTTTCGGAGCAATCTCAAATAATAAAAGAAAAACAATTGCCCTGAAAGCCGGAATATTTTTCGGAGGGTTTCAGGCGTTAATGCCTTTGGTAGGATGGGTTCTGGGATTTTATCTTAAAAATTATATTGAAGATGTTGATCATTGGATTGCTTTCGGATTACTTGTGTTCATTGGCCTGCGTATGATATCTGAAGCCATCAAAAATAAAGATGAAGTAAAATTATATGATTATTCAAGCTTATGGGTTATGCTTACTTTATCCGTTGCTACCAGCATCGACGCATTAGCTGTTGGACTAAGTATCGCATTATTAAACATTCCTATTATTTTTTCGGTCGCAATTATTGGTACGATCACATTTATTATTTCATATTTGGGCGTCATAATGGGTGGAAGATTCAATCGTTTACTTGGGAATAAAGTTGAAATCGCCGGTGGAATTGTATTATCTTTGATAGGATTAAAGATTCTTATTGAGCATTTATTCTTTCAATAA
- a CDS encoding endonuclease, with protein sequence MIKKIFTFCFLFSFLLIPFGIKATIPPGYYDSAAGLSGLALKTALYNIIKGHTSVSYDQLWTSFQSTDKKADGKVWDMYSDIPGGTAPYEFTFVTDQCGNYSAEGDCYNREHSFPNSWFGGSVSPMYTDLFHLVPTDGYVNNRRSNYPLGDVGTASWTSQNGSQLGSCSDAGYTSTVFEPVDSFKGDFARSYFYMATRYENVIATWYSNSTEADAILSNNSGLVFETWYINVLLQWCALDPVSQKEIERNDAVYAIQNNRNPYIDHPEWIDAIWGPNAGIKNNISSSLNINVFPVPSNGQLTIQTDNKDLQNVSIQIYSPDGKQIFEIHENILKETIFDIPDADDGIYFVKFICEKGIEVKKIIIQKN encoded by the coding sequence ATGATTAAAAAGATTTTTACATTTTGTTTTTTATTTTCATTTCTGTTGATCCCATTTGGGATAAAAGCAACAATCCCTCCGGGATATTATGATAGTGCGGCAGGACTTTCGGGCCTTGCTTTAAAAACAGCATTGTATAATATTATCAAAGGACATACTTCTGTTTCGTACGACCAGTTGTGGACTTCATTTCAAAGTACCGACAAAAAAGCTGATGGTAAAGTATGGGATATGTATTCCGATATACCGGGTGGAACAGCTCCTTATGAATTTACATTCGTTACTGATCAATGCGGGAATTACTCTGCGGAAGGCGATTGTTATAATCGCGAACATTCTTTTCCTAACAGTTGGTTTGGTGGAAGCGTTTCACCAATGTACACCGATTTGTTTCACTTAGTTCCTACAGATGGTTATGTAAATAACCGCAGAAGCAATTATCCTTTGGGTGATGTTGGCACTGCATCATGGACTTCACAAAATGGAAGTCAGCTGGGTTCATGTTCTGACGCGGGATATACAAGTACCGTATTTGAACCTGTCGATAGCTTTAAAGGTGATTTTGCACGTTCATATTTTTATATGGCAACACGATATGAGAATGTGATTGCAACATGGTATAGCAACTCTACCGAAGCTGATGCAATACTTTCAAATAACTCAGGATTGGTTTTCGAAACATGGTATATTAATGTGTTGCTTCAGTGGTGTGCACTCGATCCTGTGAGTCAAAAAGAAATTGAAAGAAATGATGCTGTTTATGCCATTCAGAATAACCGCAATCCTTATATCGACCATCCCGAATGGATAGATGCTATATGGGGACCAAATGCCGGTATTAAAAATAATATTTCTTCATCATTAAATATAAATGTATTTCCGGTTCCTTCAAATGGTCAGCTTACTATTCAAACTGATAATAAAGATTTACAAAATGTAAGCATTCAGATTTATTCACCTGACGGAAAACAAATTTTTGAAATTCATGAAAATATTTTAAAAGAAACTATATTTGACATTCCTGATGCTGATGATGGAATTTATTTTGTGAAATTCATTTGTGAAAAAGGAATTGAAGTAAAAAAAATTATTATTCAAAAAAATTAA